In Myxocyprinus asiaticus isolate MX2 ecotype Aquarium Trade chromosome 32, UBuf_Myxa_2, whole genome shotgun sequence, one genomic interval encodes:
- the LOC127423255 gene encoding monocarboxylate transporter 12-B-like codes for MAQEKKKGGVLPPDGGWGWMIVAGCFVVTVCTRAVTRCISIFFIEFQMNFARDYSGTAWIHSLVDCTTMLCAPLGSLIGNRLSCRIAVILGGFLASIGLVLSSFATSLEYLYLSLGVLTGIGFALCYTPAITMVGVYFCERKALAYGIAMSGSGIGTFILAPVVQLLIEHYSWRGALLILGGFVSNLCVCGALLRPIILKEEEACPLPVDSECGYEVKLPVVSGIHTGKTASDKLKVDTKQRCLQSMQEYRFLLMPDFLVLACSFLLLASGCSLPFVYLVPYALDVGVSHHHAAFLMSILGVIDIIGNITFGWLTDRRCLKKYRNICYMFAVGMEGLCCLFIPLLHTFVLLVPFSVLYGYFDGAYVALIPVVTSDVVGTTYLSSALGIVYFLHAVPYLVSPPIGGWLVDTTGTYTATFLLSSFAMISSSLLLFSVAIIRHCQRKHKNSLNKDPKLEPCEGKQVDYYTPKK; via the exons ATGGCTCAGGAAAAGAAGAAAGGAGGGGTCCTTCCTCCAGACGGAGGGTGGGGATGGATGATTGTGGCTGGCTGCTTTGTGGTCACTGTTTGCACTCGAGCTGTCACAAG ATGCATCTCCATATTTTTCATTGAATTTCAAATGAACTTTGCAAGAGATTACTCTGGGACGGCATGGATTCATTCGTTAGTGGACTGCACAACCATGCTTTGTG CTCCACTTGGAAGCCTGATCGGGAATCGGTTGTCATGTCGCATAGCTGTAATACTAGGAGGATTCCTGGCCTCCATTGGACTAGTTCTCAGCTCCTTCGCCACCAGTCTGGAATATCTTTACCTTTCCCTGGGAGTGTTAACTG GGATTGGCTTCGCTCTTTGTTATACTCCAGCTATCACCATGGTTGGGGTGTATTTCTGTGAGAGAAAGGCTTTGGCCTATGGCATTGCCATGTCTGGCAGTGGCATTGGGACCTTCATCCTGGCCCCGGTAGTGCAGCTGCTAATCGAGCACTACTCATGGCGGGGGGCCCTCCTCATTCTGGGTGGTTTCGTGTCTAACCTGTGTGTATGTGGAGCTCTGTTACGGCCCATCATTCTAAAGGAAGAGGAGGCCTGCCCTCTTCCAGTGGACTCAGAGTGTGGGTATGAAGTTAAACTGCCAGTGGTGAGCGGTATCCATACGGGGAAGACTGCAAGTGATAAATTAAAAGTGGATACTAAACAACGCTGCCTTCAGTCCATGCAGGAATACCGCTTCCTGCTTATGCCTGATTTCCTGGTGCTGGCTTGCTCCTTCTTGCTCTTGGCTAGTGGCTGCAGCCTGCCATTTGTGTATCTAGTACCGTACGCACTGGATGTTGGTGTCAGTCATCACCATGCTGCCTTCCTAATGTCCATATTAGGAGTCATTGACATCATTGGGAACATTACATTTGGCTGGCTTACTGACAGGAG ATGTCTGAAGAAGTATAGGAATATATGCTACATGTTTGCAGTGGGAATGGAGGGACTATGTTGTCTGTTTATCCCACTTTTACACACATTTGTCTTGCTGGTCCCCTTTTCTGTGCTCTACGGGTACTTTGATGGAGCATATGTTGCCCTTATTCCTGTGGTGACATCAGATGTTGTAGGGACAACTTACCTTTCTTCAGCTCTCGGGATTGTGTACTTCCTTCATGCTGTTCCCTATCTGGTCAGCCCACCCATTGGAG GTTGGTTGGTAGACACCACAGGGACTTACACAGCGACATTCTTACTGAGCAGCTTTGCCATGATCTCCAGCTCTCTCCTGCTGTTCTCAGTCGCTATCATTCGCCATTGCCAGAGAAAACACAAGAACAGCCTGAACAAAGACCCAAAACTGGAGCCATGTGAAGGCAAACAAGTGGACTATTATACTCCAAAAAAATAA